One Phycisphaeraceae bacterium genomic window carries:
- a CDS encoding helix-turn-helix domain-containing protein yields MPELAPLLRSILEPPPPPPPKTLTISGFPDGEEDQPEPEKAAASPPGVNGRKGSRAVNGSQVTSGQEGSGSNDYMTARDLASLLKISKAGLYRYLSAGVLPPPIRIGRLARWRRSDIERWFSGGS; encoded by the coding sequence ATGCCCGAACTCGCGCCACTCCTTCGGTCGATCCTCGAACCCCCACCTCCTCCGCCTCCAAAGACGCTGACGATTAGCGGCTTTCCCGATGGCGAGGAGGACCAGCCGGAGCCTGAGAAGGCCGCGGCCTCCCCACCGGGTGTGAACGGACGCAAAGGCAGCCGCGCCGTCAACGGCTCTCAGGTCACCAGCGGTCAAGAAGGCTCGGGATCAAACGACTACATGACCGCGCGGGATCTCGCTTCTCTCCTCAAGATCAGCAAGGCCGGCCTCTACCGCTACCTCTCAGCGGGCGTGTTGCCCCCGCCCATCCGCATCGGACGGCTTGCCCGCTGGCGCCGCTCGGATATCGAGCGGTGGTTTAGCGGCGGCAGCTAA